GGCCAGAAGCCCGCCGTAGATAAGCATTTCATAATCCTCGGCAGAGGCGAAAAGCTCCGGCACAAGCCCAAGAATCACTGCGCCTATCACACCGCCTGTTATGTAGCCGAGCCCGCCCACGGTGGCCATCGCCACAAGCTCTATGGAGTACTTGAGGCTGAAAGAGACAGGGCTGATGAAATGTGCGAAGAAGGCATACAGTGAGCCGTTAAGGGCTGTGAAGCCCGCCACAAAAGCAAAAACAAGCAGCTTGGTCTGCACAGTGTCCAGTCCGTAGCTGTTTGAGGCGGATTCGGATGATTTTATAAACTTAAGCTTGTAATGCAGAAATGACTTATCAAAAAGCTCCAGAAGAAACAGCACAATCACAAAATAAACGGACATCAGCACAAAGTAAGCCTGATCCAGCCCGAAATACAACCCGAAGAACTCTATGTCCCCTATCCCCATGAGGCCGGAGGGGCCGCCGGTTATGAAGTCCATCTCGTTCATGAGTATGTAGACGATCATTCCGAAACCGAGTGTAGCCATAGCCAGATAATGCCCGTGGAGTCTCAGTACCGGCCAGCCTATAACATAGGCTATGATAAAGCATCCGGCGAAGGAGACAGGGAATGTCATAAGCGCATTCCAGCCGTAAGTGGCTGAAAGAACGCCCGAAATATATGCTCCCAGACCGAAGAACGCAGCCTGCCCTATGGAGATTATTCCCGTGTAGCCGAGAAGTATATTAAGACCCGTAGCGTTCAGCGCATGGATCATTATAACCACCGCAACGCCGAGATAATATTCGTTGTCAACCGTGAGACCCACTGCGGCAAGCACAAAAGCCGCAATAAGCGAAGGAAAAGG
The genomic region above belongs to Geovibrio ferrireducens and contains:
- a CDS encoding branched-chain amino acid ABC transporter permease; translated protein: MRKINPFPSLIAAFVLAAVGLTVDNEYYLGVAVVIMIHALNATGLNILLGYTGIISIGQAAFFGLGAYISGVLSATYGWNALMTFPVSFAGCFIIAYVIGWPVLRLHGHYLAMATLGFGMIVYILMNEMDFITGGPSGLMGIGDIEFFGLYFGLDQAYFVLMSVYFVIVLFLLELFDKSFLHYKLKFIKSSESASNSYGLDTVQTKLLVFAFVAGFTALNGSLYAFFAHFISPVSFSLKYSIELVAMATVGGLGYITGGVIGAVILGLVPELFASAEDYEMLIYGGLLAVCVMFVPGGIAGTLSKLRKKDA